The proteins below are encoded in one region of Sedimentibacter sp. zth1:
- a CDS encoding S-layer homology domain-containing protein — translation MKRILSFIFIISMVLAMFTTIYADVNFTDVKETDWFYSNVKEMVNLGMIEGYPDNTFKPRKAVKADEFIKMVLVAFNYDIPETDSTYWADKFIKIAEKEGIVSKNTVSDYRFEITREQVARIVTNTLFKTEARPTSTYEEYIKNAMFDYHLIADEYKQDMIDCYSLGIMQGDDLEKVNPQKSITRAEATAVILRMIDNNRRLECNFNADVENSEFTINDIEGNPHTFIAPIFNGEPAQEMIDIAYILQEEMQKTKGAEFFSSSIGGNDIGFTGYETQVKQDFCYDDNNLTNENLALMSKYTDFDFNVDFLEYKTEYSPYELVLWKNIAWASDEKYKAQWDLYKEYFSEYYKEPFEKMFKLWFEDEFETAWNLFMTGLSNTDVEYTVIEKTINERNFFIQSDNSFVTFAVSLKGQHK, via the coding sequence ATGAAGAGAATATTAAGTTTTATTTTTATTATATCAATGGTTTTAGCAATGTTTACTACAATTTATGCAGACGTAAATTTTACTGATGTAAAAGAAACAGATTGGTTTTATTCAAACGTAAAAGAAATGGTAAACTTAGGAATGATTGAGGGTTATCCTGATAATACATTTAAACCTAGAAAAGCTGTGAAAGCAGATGAATTTATAAAAATGGTATTGGTAGCATTTAATTATGATATACCCGAAACAGACAGTACATATTGGGCTGATAAATTCATTAAAATCGCAGAAAAAGAGGGTATTGTAAGTAAAAATACTGTTTCAGATTATCGTTTTGAAATAACTAGAGAACAAGTTGCAAGAATAGTTACAAATACATTATTCAAAACAGAAGCCAGACCTACATCAACGTATGAAGAATATATTAAAAATGCAATGTTTGATTATCACTTGATAGCTGATGAATACAAGCAAGATATGATAGATTGTTATTCTTTAGGAATTATGCAAGGTGATGATTTAGAAAAAGTGAATCCACAAAAAAGTATTACAAGAGCAGAAGCAACAGCAGTTATTTTGAGAATGATTGATAATAACAGAAGATTAGAATGTAATTTCAATGCTGATGTTGAAAATAGTGAGTTTACAATAAATGATATTGAGGGTAACCCACATACCTTTATAGCCCCAATATTTAATGGTGAACCAGCACAAGAAATGATTGATATTGCATATATACTTCAAGAAGAAATGCAAAAGACCAAAGGTGCAGAGTTTTTTTCTTCATCCATTGGGGGAAATGATATTGGATTTACAGGATATGAAACACAAGTAAAACAAGATTTTTGCTATGATGATAATAATTTGACTAATGAAAATTTAGCATTAATGAGTAAATACACTGATTTTGACTTTAATGTTGACTTTTTAGAATATAAAACAGAGTATAGCCCTTATGAATTGGTTTTGTGGAAAAATATTGCATGGGCTTCTGATGAAAAATATAAAGCACAGTGGGATTTATACAAAGAATATTTTTCAGAATATTACAAAGAGCCTTTTGAAAAAATGTTTAAATTATGGTTTGAAGATGAATTTGAAACCGCTTGGAACTTATTTATGACAGGACTTTCAAATACTGATGTAGAGTATACTGTTATTGAAAAAACAATAAATGAGAGAAATTTTTTTATACAATCTGATAATAGTTTTGTTACTTTTGCAGTTTCATTAAAAGGTCAACATAAATAA
- a CDS encoding recombinase family protein: MSIEKYNDDMKVAIYCRLSEEDRNKQFETDDSNSIQNQKSMLIQYALEKSWEIYKIYSDDDYTGADRNRPEFNKLLLDAENHKFNIILCKTQSRFTRELELVEKYIHGLFPQWGIRFVSIVDNADTANKGNKKSRQINGLVNEWYLEDMSENIKSVLVNKRQNGYHIGSFALYGYMKDPNQKGHLIIDEEAAEIVREVFTLFSKGYGKTAIARILNDRGIPNPTEYKRLHGLRYKQPKNSTLWKYFAISDMLANEIYIGNMVQGKYGSISYKTKINKPRPKEEWYIVEGTHEPIIERDLWDRVQDLIKQKAKPFTIGKIGLFAKKARCMHCGYTMRSTKNHGYYYLQCCNKYVAKDACIGSFIPVKKLEQVVINEINRLAKEYIDKDEIEQKIEFNNNLNKDKRKLELQIVTYQKKANEYTKGIQNLYLDKVKGIINEKEYIDFSKNFTKEKERIERLIIEYQNQISDIDKKISKGDNRRQLIEQYTNLEKLDREIVEKLIDYILVGKRDELTHEVPIEIHWNF, from the coding sequence ATGAGTATTGAAAAATATAATGATGATATGAAGGTTGCAATTTATTGTCGTTTGTCAGAGGAAGATAGAAATAAACAATTTGAAACAGATGATAGCAATAGTATTCAAAACCAAAAGTCAATGCTTATTCAATATGCTCTTGAAAAGAGTTGGGAAATTTATAAAATTTACAGCGATGACGATTATACAGGTGCAGATAGAAATCGACCTGAATTTAATAAGCTTCTTTTAGATGCAGAAAATCATAAGTTCAATATAATTTTATGTAAAACTCAATCAAGATTTACAAGAGAACTAGAGCTTGTAGAGAAATATATACATGGCTTATTCCCACAATGGGGTATTAGATTTGTAAGTATTGTAGATAATGCAGATACAGCCAACAAAGGAAATAAAAAGTCAAGACAGATAAATGGACTTGTAAACGAATGGTATTTAGAGGATATGTCTGAAAACATTAAGAGTGTATTAGTCAATAAAAGACAAAATGGATATCATATTGGTTCTTTTGCATTGTATGGTTATATGAAAGATCCTAATCAAAAAGGGCATTTGATTATTGATGAGGAAGCAGCCGAAATTGTAAGAGAAGTTTTTACTCTGTTTTCTAAAGGATATGGAAAAACTGCTATTGCTAGAATTTTAAATGACAGAGGAATACCAAATCCGACAGAATATAAAAGATTACATGGGTTAAGATATAAACAACCTAAAAATAGTACACTTTGGAAATACTTTGCTATATCTGATATGTTAGCTAATGAAATTTATATTGGTAATATGGTACAAGGCAAATATGGCAGCATTTCTTACAAAACTAAGATAAATAAACCAAGACCTAAAGAGGAATGGTATATAGTAGAAGGAACTCATGAGCCTATTATTGAACGTGACCTTTGGGATAGAGTTCAGGATTTAATTAAGCAAAAGGCAAAACCCTTTACAATAGGTAAAATAGGTTTATTTGCTAAGAAAGCACGCTGTATGCATTGTGGTTATACTATGCGTTCAACTAAAAATCATGGTTATTATTACTTGCAGTGTTGCAATAAGTATGTAGCAAAAGACGCATGCATTGGTTCTTTTATTCCTGTTAAAAAGTTAGAGCAAGTAGTTATAAATGAGATAAATAGACTTGCCAAAGAATACATAGATAAGGATGAAATAGAACAAAAAATAGAATTTAATAATAATTTAAACAAAGACAAAAGAAAATTAGAGCTTCAGATTGTTACTTATCAAAAAAAAGCAAATGAATATACTAAAGGGATACAAAATCTATATTTGGATAAAGTAAAGGGAATAATAAATGAAAAAGAGTATATTGATTTTTCAAAAAACTTTACTAAAGAAAAGGAACGAATAGAAAGATTAATAATTGAATATCAAAATCAAATATCAGATATTGACAAAAAAATTTCTAAAGGTGACAACAGACGTCAACTTATAGAACAGTATACAAATCTTGAAAAATTGGATAGGGAAATCGTTGAAAAACTAATAGACTATATTTTAGTTGGAAAACGTGATGAATTAACACATGAAGTACCTATAGAGATACATTGGAATTTTTAG
- a CDS encoding manganese catalase family protein — MFIYEKKLQYPVRVSNRDVRMARNVLNQYGGPDGESSASMNYLTQRFSMPINELKGLLTDIGTEELGHMEMIATLFKKLLEGATKEELIAAGFDGYYSNHEFCPFYTDSSGVPWTATYTQAKGNPVADLYNDMAGDGALLFKQHI, encoded by the coding sequence ATGTTTATATATGAAAAAAAATTACAGTATCCTGTTAGAGTTTCTAATCGGGATGTTAGAATGGCTAGAAATGTTTTAAATCAATATGGAGGACCAGATGGCGAGTCTAGTGCAAGCATGAATTACTTAACCCAGAGATTTTCAATGCCTATAAATGAATTAAAAGGATTACTTACTGATATAGGTACCGAAGAGTTAGGTCATATGGAAATGATTGCTACACTATTCAAAAAGCTTCTCGAAGGTGCAACTAAGGAAGAACTTATAGCCGCGGGTTTTGACGGATACTATTCAAATCATGAATTTTGTCCTTTTTATACTGATTCAAGCGGAGTGCCTTGGACTGCAACCTACACTCAAGCAAAAGGAAATCCTGTAGCAGATTTATATAATGATATGGCTGGAGATGGTGCGCTTTTGTTTAAACAACATATATAA
- a CDS encoding ATPase, T2SS/T4P/T4SS family, translating into MKEESQNKQQYNIKDILEQNIKVEPVKLTRDTENIEFSKLCKKVRNYFNNLQIGTDDLERQKKAIIGFKEEVMYYRDKIEQYLKDNNKKNEQFPAWYESLSEALFHEIWGLAGIAEWYNAKTPELKNSSSAKIIGDKIYFMINGKTTLMPQTITKDRRKQLIRALLSNDYRVRLDNDVPDIEMVTGERIKIFGHGVTRKGKDTIIFRKFPVKDYTFEKQIKLGTYPNNSLKLLKLLAKIGYNMAFTGAVRTSKTTQLATWLSYESQTEDGLMVETRPEIPLDTILPTAPIIPLVVDTEEKLSSIRSSIMRSDADYVIMAEARDAYAYDIALKSASVGTRRCKLTAHVNSPYDFPYEFAREITRIYGGNIDYEAISIAKAYTLNLHFINYPHNKAQKRLEGIYVFDYNPRTYEICIHTLCKYDYKSDSWGFNYCITGDMERIGIEQDYEIYKMLCEELKKLSQQCPIQEKYKQSIKPFYSR; encoded by the coding sequence TTGAAAGAGGAAAGTCAAAATAAACAGCAATACAACATAAAAGATATACTAGAACAAAATATAAAAGTAGAACCAGTGAAATTAACAAGAGATACTGAAAATATTGAATTTAGTAAATTATGCAAAAAAGTCAGAAATTATTTTAATAACCTGCAGATAGGTACAGATGATTTAGAGAGACAGAAAAAAGCTATCATAGGTTTCAAAGAAGAAGTTATGTACTATAGAGACAAGATAGAGCAGTACTTGAAAGATAATAATAAAAAGAACGAACAGTTTCCTGCTTGGTATGAGAGCTTGTCAGAAGCATTGTTCCATGAAATATGGGGTTTGGCTGGTATAGCAGAATGGTATAACGCAAAAACTCCTGAATTGAAAAATTCATCATCAGCAAAAATTATAGGTGACAAAATATACTTTATGATAAATGGTAAAACAACACTTATGCCACAGACTATAACAAAAGATAGAAGAAAACAGCTAATAAGAGCTTTGCTATCAAATGACTATAGAGTTAGATTAGATAATGATGTGCCGGACATAGAAATGGTAACAGGAGAAAGAATAAAAATATTTGGCCATGGTGTAACTAGAAAAGGAAAAGACACAATTATATTTAGAAAATTTCCTGTAAAAGACTATACGTTTGAAAAGCAAATAAAGCTAGGTACTTATCCTAACAATTCATTAAAACTACTTAAGCTATTAGCTAAAATAGGATATAACATGGCATTTACTGGAGCAGTTAGAACATCAAAAACAACACAATTAGCTACATGGTTAAGCTATGAAAGTCAAACAGAGGACGGACTGATGGTAGAAACAAGACCAGAAATACCATTAGATACAATTTTACCAACTGCACCAATCATTCCTTTGGTAGTAGATACAGAAGAAAAATTGTCTAGCATTAGATCATCAATTATGCGTTCTGATGCAGACTACGTTATTATGGCAGAAGCAAGAGATGCATATGCATATGATATAGCTTTGAAAAGTGCAAGTGTAGGAACAAGAAGATGTAAACTGACTGCACATGTAAACAGTCCGTATGACTTTCCATATGAATTTGCAAGAGAAATAACTAGGATATATGGTGGAAATATAGACTATGAAGCTATAAGCATAGCAAAAGCATATACATTGAATTTACACTTTATAAACTATCCACATAATAAGGCACAAAAGAGACTTGAAGGAATATATGTATTTGACTATAACCCAAGAACATATGAGATATGTATACACACATTATGTAAATATGATTATAAAAGTGATAGTTGGGGATTTAACTATTGTATAACAGGTGACATGGAACGAATAGGTATAGAACAAGATTATGAAATATATAAAATGTTGTGTGAAGAACTAAAAAAACTGTCGCAACAATGTCCTATACAAGAAAAATATAAACAGTCAATAAAACCGTTTTATAGTAGATAA
- a CDS encoding spore coat protein CotJB, with amino-acid sequence MTKSNNFKIKGMNNNLKNMMKNIEKTNNKNDWQKLKEMYSIKDNEEFEEFENLEQYRYMYEQDKGKKAMYNKYIDKKSMCNNDMDAEKDRKELMMKIMKYQLATLDSALFLDTHPNDPIAIIRHNEYCTKLAQCKTEFTKNYGPLDHYSADMSGTWRYLDSPWPWEQEF; translated from the coding sequence ATGACTAAATCTAATAATTTTAAAATTAAAGGTATGAATAATAATTTGAAGAATATGATGAAAAACATTGAAAAAACAAATAATAAAAACGATTGGCAAAAATTAAAAGAAATGTATAGTATTAAAGATAATGAAGAATTTGAAGAATTTGAGAATTTAGAACAATACAGATATATGTATGAACAAGATAAAGGTAAAAAAGCTATGTACAATAAATATATAGATAAAAAATCAATGTGCAACAACGATATGGATGCTGAAAAAGATAGAAAAGAATTAATGATGAAAATTATGAAATATCAGCTTGCAACATTGGATAGCGCATTATTTTTAGACACCCATCCTAACGATCCAATTGCAATTATTAGACATAATGAATATTGTACTAAATTAGCCCAATGTAAAACTGAATTCACTAAAAATTATGGGCCACTAGATCATTATTCAGCAGATATGTCTGGAACATGGAGATATTTAGATTCTCCATGGCCTTGGGAACAAGAATTTTAA
- a CDS encoding spore coat associated protein CotJA: protein MKLNKDIYDVYKPLVPYMPEKATVGYGYVPYQINPEYLEIDEAFEFGTLFPDLVTPYSSYLIREV from the coding sequence TTGAAATTAAACAAAGATATTTATGATGTTTATAAGCCACTAGTTCCATATATGCCTGAAAAAGCAACAGTTGGATATGGATATGTACCATACCAAATTAATCCTGAATATTTAGAAATTGACGAAGCATTTGAATTTGGAACCCTTTTTCCTGATTTAGTAACTCCATATAGTTCATATTTAATAAGAGAGGTGTAA
- a CDS encoding Athe_2463 domain-containing protein: MIKKNKLTSYISFLLVFCILLTNFNYINIANADTYDIDYIGVIGAGGYEYATKDTILPDSIFWVNNQNLRLNLTILEEKHLIVYGYYGNVTNNDFKNATNPTGANDNSTDIQNAGFYRDKDGKKGEYRYHGYTLEGNLYTNANFPVDVGMKKPADRYKYMYRRWEKGTPYYDYTEPSGLNRIATGELHSTENKIEKAKGTISDVLKYSGFNDLGIVPNGIGGKSKYACDYANLMTVPTHFSIGDVEMRHLASNGSKWYADFTSKPVLPNKIAPKAKVTLSDIKQIDLNEVTENSNVDISVTVKGNIEDNAYYKHPIDKNLYYTRNDIKSWTVKLMNTTNSGDIQEVKLSKEGNYDKSAVIDNKVEHTFNITIPYSWLRDKVDKNGKFNLDGVLIASVKAHYYDTDIFSFAETNGGVGAKFTEPIKKDEEPEFEEEEDIDYKEILIDIQAPREMLDTEKFKLHDYTDYTNVVTTEVYVEGNLLSDYEANQFMNGQYLFPLIATDKIYNYTIAMTNELDMTWTKNDFVKVYQTRPNAKITLSGTQKENRALVANNDMGARYLNSSYFLSRASLYTDSFTISGNEIYVNSQDDSKIEFLSKSADENININLNIHAVVKPRYIERNDIPEWYHHGEHEYNLHVVPDYKPAIVSNIWNYVLTRQETLSYMLDIVSVDGDSISAQSFKMYYDKDNDEVPETLIKSGNVDNLKGYKPDKLGNYKIVFYAEESFGEPTYSQFITSADKRSATLEKTFYVQNLAPSTEIYVDVPQNYPEVDIIMLNDEAITRELNNKIISTRVDFMNEIIRNSLNPSVQVWDLHTYIDEFEMKDDKNTGRSYPPASISYNSGGYTGTLKRDSVTNNSYEGKIGTESKEVSDSFNASNTESIKYNQFGGQIYHNNPQLPATKTKNGHTYKKGAGTRTSVKYGYSTYTDEEGNEVEYTSSKTIKWSVKYSATWTEIVDVYGTINDYTGYYKGIVYKPTKQEFRPTYRDTSNKYIIYFANNKVSNIADYQTILSKADSKVIVIGNSTVKNDSRIKKDLFIDCSKTLEDIQKEIIEFISNDNPQERGIVVLVNEPFMISYADIDIEGDIIQDYGFQITHIPTFFDNSMGQAENTKSVFSENGYTSTKLPTVLTKSGLYTFYRKVKDIPIDKPNQSELSNDGQIRIQAHRKPIAQATLDWTYDNTKGIYLTNWVDLSYDLDLQFQDKEKQKGIRERKIKYREVGTTEWIYEIPQSLEPAKYELEYTVKDNFNVWSEPFIMNFELPLIPPPQLEAKLKTELSQFSLNGVPASENLIAYDIHTRYPFDLKLELTLMKDNIKIVPTKTLTYSISTATKTGQDITWNDIKYNIPATLKSDNYSMRIRAVDTAVPTRYKDVFFNVKVKTPINLQAMLQGKTTGIKITADKNYSMTATTTKYVNKAYTNSNVKVTMFNGTPYAKTYTLNGVYTNWNLITSTSSTAPDGNYTAKYVAILPSGEQQTKYLAYEYIHNTPPVIDDSEIKANINDSYIYENDDVSFLLKFHDEDLTKLNIKVELYKQSDLVHPFKIILKDVNPNGTSYDDYNINLIDDIPLGDYRLIATITDDYGETAVVTKDFTAHDLWIEGHVNHAPKWDENRSIYNEKYPDKFRDDNTYWNGEALMTSAETTTINEKSSVICERVSVEIINDDRPIDKKYKQWLDADNITNDKWNLSYWDEGWVNDNGYVIIKWGSDKKQELTLRFTAYFNNDWVETSDVKIYIDNREDFWQLHRSW, from the coding sequence ATGATAAAGAAAAACAAGCTAACTTCTTATATATCGTTTCTGTTAGTATTCTGTATTTTACTAACCAATTTTAATTATATAAATATAGCAAATGCAGATACATATGATATTGACTATATAGGTGTAATCGGTGCTGGCGGTTATGAATATGCTACAAAGGACACTATATTACCCGACAGTATATTTTGGGTAAATAATCAAAATTTAAGATTAAACTTAACAATACTTGAAGAAAAACATTTAATTGTTTATGGATATTATGGAAATGTAACTAACAATGATTTTAAAAATGCTACCAATCCAACAGGTGCAAATGATAATTCAACAGATATTCAAAATGCGGGATTTTACAGAGATAAAGACGGTAAAAAAGGCGAATATCGTTATCATGGCTATACTTTAGAGGGCAATTTATATACAAATGCTAATTTCCCTGTTGATGTTGGAATGAAAAAGCCCGCCGACCGATACAAATATATGTATAGACGTTGGGAAAAAGGTACTCCATATTATGATTATACAGAACCAAGTGGTTTGAATAGAATAGCAACAGGTGAGTTACATAGTACAGAAAATAAAATTGAAAAGGCAAAAGGCACTATTTCAGACGTATTAAAATATAGCGGTTTTAATGACTTAGGCATAGTTCCAAATGGAATAGGTGGCAAAAGTAAATATGCTTGCGATTATGCTAATCTTATGACAGTACCAACACACTTTTCTATTGGTGATGTAGAAATGCGACATTTAGCAAGCAATGGCTCAAAATGGTATGCGGACTTTACTTCTAAGCCTGTGCTGCCAAATAAAATTGCACCAAAAGCTAAAGTAACTTTAAGTGATATAAAACAAATTGATTTAAACGAAGTAACAGAAAATAGCAACGTTGATATTTCAGTAACTGTAAAGGGTAATATTGAAGATAATGCGTACTATAAACACCCTATTGATAAGAATTTATATTATACAAGAAATGATATAAAATCTTGGACTGTTAAGTTGATGAATACAACAAATAGCGGTGATATACAAGAAGTAAAACTATCTAAAGAGGGTAACTATGATAAGAGTGCAGTAATTGATAATAAGGTTGAACATACTTTTAACATTACAATACCTTATTCATGGTTAAGAGATAAAGTTGACAAAAACGGAAAATTTAATTTAGATGGTGTTCTAATTGCAAGTGTAAAAGCACATTATTACGATACTGATATTTTTTCTTTTGCTGAAACAAATGGCGGTGTAGGTGCAAAATTCACAGAACCTATTAAGAAAGATGAAGAACCCGAGTTTGAAGAAGAAGAAGATATAGACTATAAAGAAATATTAATAGACATTCAAGCACCAAGAGAAATGCTTGATACTGAAAAATTTAAACTTCATGACTATACAGATTATACAAACGTTGTAACAACAGAAGTATACGTTGAGGGTAATCTTTTAAGTGATTATGAAGCAAACCAATTTATGAATGGGCAATACCTATTTCCTTTGATAGCAACAGACAAAATATATAACTATACTATTGCTATGACAAATGAATTAGACATGACATGGACAAAAAATGATTTTGTAAAAGTGTATCAGACTAGACCAAATGCAAAAATTACTTTAAGTGGAACACAAAAAGAAAATAGAGCATTAGTTGCTAATAATGATATGGGTGCAAGATACTTAAATTCAAGCTATTTCTTATCAAGAGCAAGCTTATATACAGATAGTTTTACAATAAGCGGAAATGAAATATATGTAAATAGTCAAGATGATAGCAAAATTGAATTTTTAAGTAAAAGTGCTGATGAAAATATAAACATAAACTTAAACATTCATGCAGTAGTAAAACCACGATATATAGAAAGAAATGATATTCCCGAGTGGTATCATCATGGTGAGCATGAATATAATTTACACGTTGTACCCGACTATAAACCCGCAATAGTATCTAACATATGGAACTATGTATTAACAAGACAAGAAACATTAAGCTATATGCTTGATATTGTATCAGTTGACGGAGATAGTATTTCAGCACAATCATTTAAAATGTATTATGACAAAGATAATGACGAAGTACCCGAAACACTAATTAAAAGCGGTAATGTAGACAATTTAAAAGGATATAAGCCCGATAAATTAGGAAACTATAAAATAGTATTCTATGCAGAGGAAAGCTTTGGAGAACCTACATATAGTCAATTCATTACAAGTGCAGATAAAAGAAGTGCAACACTTGAAAAGACTTTTTATGTACAGAATTTAGCACCAAGTACAGAAATATATGTTGATGTACCTCAAAACTATCCCGAAGTAGATATAATAATGCTTAATGATGAAGCAATAACAAGGGAATTAAATAACAAAATAATATCAACAAGAGTTGATTTTATGAATGAGATAATAAGAAATAGCTTAAATCCAAGTGTGCAAGTGTGGGATTTACATACATATATAGATGAATTTGAGATGAAAGATGATAAAAATACGGGGAGAAGTTATCCACCCGCTTCAATAAGCTATAACAGTGGAGGGTATACGGGAACATTAAAAAGAGATAGTGTAACTAATAATTCTTATGAGGGTAAAATTGGTACAGAGTCTAAAGAAGTAAGTGATAGTTTTAATGCTAGTAATACAGAGTCTATCAAATATAATCAGTTTGGAGGTCAAATCTATCACAATAACCCTCAATTACCTGCAACAAAAACAAAAAACGGACACACTTATAAAAAAGGTGCGGGTACAAGAACAAGTGTAAAATATGGCTATTCTACTTATACAGATGAAGAAGGTAATGAGGTTGAATATACAAGCTCTAAAACAATAAAATGGTCTGTTAAATATTCCGCAACTTGGACAGAAATTGTAGATGTATATGGTACAATTAATGATTATACGGGATATTATAAAGGTATAGTATATAAACCTACAAAACAAGAGTTTAGACCTACATATAGAGATACAAGTAATAAATACATTATTTACTTTGCAAACAATAAAGTTAGTAATATTGCTGATTATCAAACAATATTAAGTAAAGCAGATAGTAAAGTTATAGTGATTGGTAATTCTACAGTAAAAAATGATAGTAGAATTAAAAAAGATTTATTTATTGATTGTTCAAAAACTCTTGAAGATATTCAAAAAGAAATAATTGAATTTATATCAAATGATAATCCACAAGAAAGGGGAATTGTAGTTTTGGTTAATGAGCCTTTTATGATCAGCTACGCTGATATAGATATTGAAGGAGATATAATTCAAGATTATGGTTTTCAAATAACTCATATACCAACATTTTTTGATAATTCAATGGGACAAGCAGAAAATACAAAAAGTGTATTTAGTGAAAACGGTTATACTTCAACTAAATTACCTACAGTATTAACAAAGTCGGGACTATATACGTTTTATCGTAAAGTAAAAGACATACCAATTGACAAACCAAATCAAAGTGAATTATCAAATGACGGACAAATTAGAATACAAGCACATAGAAAACCTATAGCACAAGCAACACTTGATTGGACTTATGACAATACAAAAGGTATATATTTAACAAATTGGGTAGATTTATCATATGACCTAGATTTACAATTTCAAGATAAAGAAAAACAAAAAGGTATAAGGGAAAGAAAAATCAAGTATCGTGAAGTTGGAACTACTGAATGGATATATGAAATTCCTCAAAGTTTAGAGCCAGCAAAGTATGAACTTGAATATACTGTAAAAGATAACTTTAATGTGTGGAGCGAACCGTTTATAATGAATTTTGAATTACCTTTAATTCCGCCACCACAATTAGAAGCAAAATTAAAAACAGAACTTTCACAATTTAGTTTGAATGGAGTTCCAGCAAGTGAAAATCTAATAGCATATGACATACATACACGTTATCCATTTGATTTAAAACTTGAATTGACTTTGATGAAAGACAATATAAAAATTGTACCAACAAAAACATTAACTTATTCAATAAGTACAGCAACAAAAACAGGACAAGACATAACTTGGAATGATATAAAATACAACATTCCTGCAACACTAAAAAGTGATAATTATTCAATGAGAATAAGAGCTGTTGATACAGCAGTACCAACAAGATACAAAGATGTATTTTTCAATGTAAAAGTTAAAACACCAATTAACTTGCAGGCAATGCTACAAGGTAAAACAACAGGTATTAAAATTACAGCAGATAAAAATTATTCAATGACAGCAACAACAACCAAGTATGTAAATAAAGCATATACAAATTCAAACGTAAAAGTAACCATGTTTAATGGAACACCGTATGCAAAAACATATACTTTAAATGGTGTATACACAAATTGGAATTTGATTACTTCTACTTCATCAACAGCACCAGATGGTAATTATACAGCAAAATATGTTGCTATACTTCCAAGTGGGGAACAACAAACAAAATATTTAGCTTATGAATATATTCACAATACTCCACCTGTAATTGATGATAGTGAAATAAAAGCAAATATCAATGATTCATACATATATGAAAATGATGATGTTTCGTTTTTACTTAAATTCCATGATGAAGACCTTACAAAATTAAATATAAAGGTTGAATTGTATAAACAGTCTGACTTAGTGCATCCATTCAAAATTATCTTAAAAGATGTTAATCCCAACGGTACAAGCTATGATGATTACAATATAAACTTAATAGATGACATACCTTTAGGAGATTATAGACTTATTGCAACAATAACAGATGATTACGGAGAAACAGCAGTTGTAACAAAAGATTTCACAGCACATGATTTATGGATAGAAGGACATGTAAATCATGCACCAAAATGGGACGAAAACAGAAGCATATACAATGAAAAATACCCAGATAAATTTAGAGATGACAACACATATTGGAATGGTGAAGCACTAATGACAAGTGCAGAGACAACAACAATTAATGAAAAAAGTTCAGTAATATGTGAACGTGTATCAGTAGAAATTATAAATGATGATAGACCGATAGATAAAAAATACAAGCAATGGCTTGATGCAGATAATATAACTAATGACAAGTGGAACTTAAGCTATTGGGATGAAGGATGGGTAAATGATAACGGTTATGTCATAATAAAATGGGGAAGTGATAAAAAGCAAGAATTAACATTAAGATTTACAGCATATTTCAATAATGACTGGGTTGAAACAAGCGATGTGAAGATATATATTGACAACCGTGAGGATTTTTGGCAACTTCATAGATCGTGGTAA